The Methanobrevibacter millerae genome includes the window GTTAAAGTTGGTGATAATGTCACATTCACAATTGTTGTTACCAATAACGGATTGTCTGATGCAACAAATGTTGAAATATCTGATGTTTTAGGTGATGAGTTTGGATATGTGAGTTCAACAAATGACGGTGATTATGACATTAATACTCGCATTGTAAGCTGGACAATTGATAAATTGGAAGCAGAAAGTTCTACAGAAATTACTCTTGTAGTCACTGCTTTGGCCAATGGTACTTTTACCAATACTGTTACTGTCGAGTCCGATGAGAATAAAACTCCAGCAAACGCTACAAGCGAAAACATTAGTGTTGTGCCGTATGTCAAATTGGATATTGTAAAAGATTCTAGTTTTGACCAGGTCAAAGTTGGAGAATTAATTAACTTTACGATAACAGTAACAAACAACGGCAAATCCAATGCAACAAATGTCAGAATATCTGATGATCTTGTTGATGCATTCGAATATGTAAACGCTTCTCAAAATAGTGGACGTTATGGAAACCTTGTTTACTGGGACATTGAAAACATTGCTCCTAATGAAACCGTAAAGGTTTATGTCATTGTAAACGCTACAAAAGAAGGTACATACACCAATAAGGCTGTTGTTTCATCCAATGAAAATAGAACTGAATCCAATGCTACAAAGGTAATTATCGTTAGAAATGTGGTCATTTTAAATGTGACTAAAACTTCCAATGTTTCTGCTGTAATGGTTGGAGACGTTATTAAGTTCACAATTACAATTTCTAATGTAGGAACAGAGGATGCTACAAATGTGCTTGTATCTGATGTTTTGGGTGAAGAGTTCGGTTATGTGAGCTCCAGCAATGACGGTGGTTATGATACTGGCAGCCGTACTGTTGCCTGGAATATCAGCTCTATTGCAGCCCGTACATCTACAGAAGTCACTCTTGTCGTTAAGGCTTTAACAAACGGTACATTTAAAAATACTGCTGTTGCTAAAGCTAAGGAAAATGACACTTACTTCAATGCTTCAAGTGACAACATTACTGTTGAGCCTGACGTCAGACTTGAAATTTCAAAAGTTGCTGATGTGACCAGCGCTGTTGTTGGTGATGAGATTGTATTTACAATCACTGTTACAAACAACGGTTTGAGTAGGGCTACTGGTGTTGCTGTTAGTGATGTACTGAATGATGCGTTTGGATTTGTTGATGCTACTGGTGAGTTTACTTATGATGTGAATACTCGCCTTGTGGCTTGGACTATTGATTCCATTGATTCCAATTCATCTGCAACTGTCAGCGTTGTTGTTCGTGTATTAACCAATGGTACATTTGCCAATGTTGTCAGTGTTAATGCCAGTGAAAATAATACTGATGTTACTAATTCATCTGATGATATTCCTGTCGAACCGGACGTTGACTTAACAATAGCTAAAACTGCAAATGTAACTTCAGCCTATGTTGGAGATAAGATTGAATTTACAATAACTGTTACAAACAACGGTTTGAGTAATGCTACAAATGTCGTAATTGAAGATGTATTGCCTGAAAGCGTGAAATTCATTTCCGCTAACGGCACTTATGTAAATGATGGTCAAAATGTAAAATGGACACTTGATAAATTGGAAGGTAACTTCTCACTCAGTGTTCGTGTTGTTGTAATTGCAGTAAGTAACGGTTCTGCCGTTAACTTCGCTAATGTTACCTGCAGTGAAAACTCAACTTCAAATACTACTGCAGATAAGGTAGATGTTAAACCTGCTGTTAACTTAACTGTTGTTAAAACTGCTAATGCTTCTGACATATTTGTTGGAGACAGAGTCAGTTACAATATTGTTGTTACAAATAACGGTCCAAGCGATGCATCCAATGTTGTTGTCGTTGATGAACTGCCAAATGGCTTAAGATTCATCTCCAGTAATGTTGAATGTGTTGTTGTTGACAATAAGTTAACATGGAACGTTACAAGTTTAGCTGCTGGTGAAAATATCACTGTGGAAGTAATTTGTGAAGCTGTAGGAAGCGGCGATTTAACCAATTCCGTTAACGTTACCTGCGATGAAAACAAAACAAACGCTACTGGCGGAACTCCAATACATGTCAGTGATCTTGTTGATGTTGCCATTACATTAGGCGTTGACAATTCAACACCTTACATCAATGGTGAAATCACTTTAATCTTGACTGTCATAAATCATGGCCCTTCAGCTGCAACTGAAATCACAGGTAAATTGAACAGGGACTTCCTAACCGGATTGTCAATAATTTCAATCGAATCTGATGGAATTGTTTTCCATTCAGACCTTTTAGGATATGCACTAATGAATGTCTTGAGGGTCAACGAGGACGGAAGCTTTGAAATTGATTCATTAGGTCCTGGTGAACAGGTCAGCGCATCCATCAAGGCTCGCGTAATCCATGACGGAAATATAACCGTTGATGGGGATGTTGCTTCTCATGAAAATGATTCAAATCTCACAAACAATCATGATGAGTTAACATTGAATGTAAAACCTGTAACTGAATTGGACGTTGAAGTCACTGCAAATGAAACTGAACCTAATGTCGGTGATGTTATTGAATATACAATCACAGTTACAAACAAAGGTCCGTCTAATGCAACAGGAATCACTGCAAATGACAAATTGCCTGATGGAGTAACATATATATCTGACAATAGTGGAGGTAAATATGATCCGCAAACCGGCGTATGGTCATTTGATTCACTCAATGTGAATGAAACCAAAACTTTAACCATTAAGGTTAGGGTGAACAGAGACGGTGAAATTACAAACGTTGTTGATGTAAAATCCAGAGAAAATCCTGAAGGAACTACAGGCAATGCAACAATCAATGCCAAAAATTCCAAAGCGGATTTAGTAATTGCTAAAACCGTAAGCACAACAAAAGCCTATGTTGGCGATACAATTGTCTATACAATAACTATTGCTAATAGAGGCACTACAGATGCAACAGGCGTTTTAGTATATGAAGATTTACTTGACGGATTAAAATATCTTTCAGATGATGGAAACGGACAATATAACTTTAACACTGGTATTTGGAATATTGGAACTTTAAGTGCTGGTGAAACAAGAGTCCTTAACATTGTTGTACAAGTAACTAAGGCGGGAAATATAACCAACTTTGTAATAGTTGATTGTGACCAGGAGATTGTTAATCCTGATTTATCCAATGACAATGTAACTGTTGAAGTCGTTGAACATAAAAAACCTATTGAAAACGCTAGCGATAATGAACCTGCTAAACAAATCAAAGCGGATAGCAAAGCAACAGGCAATCCATTTGTTATGTTAGTTATGGCATTGTTGATTGCTGGTGTAGGATTGAGACGTAGGAAAGAATAATTTGTTTAAAGGGGTTTATATTTAAACTCCTATTTTCTTTTTTTGTTTAAATTATATTATCTTATATTATTTATTTTAAAGTTACTTTTTTGTTTATTTTCTTTTTAAGTTATATTTTATGACATTTTACAACCCTGTTAATTTAAGAAATTTTTGATATAAGTTTCGGACAAAAAATATTTATATTAAATGTGACTAAAATATTAATATGAGTAGGAATGCTTATATTAACAAAGAAATCCCACTTTCTAAAATTCATGAAGTTAAAGCGGATTTAAAGTGTTATGTCGAATTTTATGAAAAAATCACATTTATTGAAGACATATATGCTGGCGAAACAGTAAAATATGCTATAAAAAAACGTGGGAAAACAATTACAACTGGCCATGCATGGTTAAAAGCTTGGAATGAAGAAGGATTTGATGGATTACTTCGAAAAGAAGGATCTGGACGAAAAACAAAATTATCAGAAAAACAATTTGAAAAACTAAAAGAAAACATAATAAATAAACAATTAACAAGTGTTCGAGAAGTAAAACATGAAATAATCGAAAAATTCGGTGTTGTTTACAGTGATAGACAAATTAGAAGAATAATGAAGAGATTAGGCTTCGGATATGGAAAACCATATATTATTCCTACTGAAGCGCCAGAAAATGCTTCAGAACAACTAAAAAAAACACCAAAGAAATAGATTTGGAAAAAGAGATTTTAGTGTTCGCTGATCAGACAGCAGTGCAAAATAAAGATAATACAAGTCGATTATACTATTTATTGGGAACAAAAAATAGGCAGACAAAAATAACTACAAGAATAAAATTAAACGCAAATGGATATCAAGCAACAAATGGCAATTCATTAATCCTATTTCAACCAAATACTCGTACATTTGAGGAAATAAAATCATTAATCCAGCTTAGAATTGTCAATTGTGAAAATGAAGATTTAATATCTGAACTTAAAAATATTTTGACCGATGCGAAATTAGACGAAACTAAAATATATAATCAATTAAAAGCTGAAAACACAATAGACATATTAAAAAATGAATTTAATGAATTTATAGCAAATAATAATAGTTCTGAAAAACAATTCCTTGTAAAAATAAAGAATAAAGCAAACAAATTAAATCCTGAAAAACACACAAACATAGAAAATATTCAAAAAGAAATACTCATCAAATCACTAAATAAAGAGTATCTAATCAACAATCTACAAAAAGAAAGAAAAATTGTAGTGATATTAGATAATTACTCAGTTCACAAAGCCAATTTAGTAATTCAAGCATCTGAAATATTAAATATAAAATTAATTCATTTACCCGTGCATTCTCCTCACTTAAATCCAATAGAACAAGTCTGGAAATCCATAAAAAAACATATGGCAAACTATTTATTTGACACGATAGAATTCATGGAAAAATTATTCGAAACAGAATTTTATAGGATTGTAAATAATGATTCATATTATAAAAATTGGATTAAAAAATTCATAGACTTTAACTAAAAAATTTTTTGTCCAAAACTATAATTATAAAAGATTACTATATATACTTTTAAAAATAAATATTCATATGAGATAATCAATGAAAGAAAACGTGAAAATATGGATTTGGATTATTTAAACCTAAATAAAAAAGAAATTTTATTGATATTGATGTGCACATTATTTTTTTCATTTTTAAGTGAATGTTATATCGTTATTTTAGAAAATTCTTCTAAAATTTTTAATGGCGGTAATTTTAATGCAATAAATTTAGTTTTTCAAATGTTTTCGTTTAAACATTTGTTTTTATTAATAATAATATTTTTTATTGTATTTACTATTCTTTTCAAAAAAGATTTAAGATATAAAATGTCTTTATTTTTATATAAATATCGTTTTTTACTTGGAATTGTTATTTTTGCAGTATGTGTTCTGTTCCAAATTCATGGATCATCATTAGGATTATTAAATTTATCAGCAAATCCACATAAATCTTTATTTGGGATTCCTTTTTTAATTCATGGTGATGAATTCAGTGTTTCTACTCCTTTTGCACTTTCACAGTACTATAGTAATTTTGCTTATTTTAGCGATATTGTACGGTCAGTACCTACTGATATGTTTTTACTCTATGGACAACCTGTTTTAGATATTGCTACTTTGTTTCGTCCATTTTTTTGGGGTTATTTATTCCTACCAAAAGGTATGGGACTTTCTTTCTATTGGATTGGCCGTTTAATTGCATTATTATTAGTTTCTTTTGAATTAGGAATGTTAATTACAAATGAAAATAAAACACTATCTCTTTCTTATTCATTATTAATCACTTTATCTCCTTTAGTTCAATGGTGGTTTGGTGTAAATTCTTTAGTTGAAATGCTTGTATTTGGTCAATTGGCTGTAATACTTCTTAATAAATTCATGATTGATAGTGAATTTAAAAACAGATTAATTTATTCAGTTTTAATCGCGATTTGTGGTGTTTCATATACTATTTCTGTCTATCCTGCCTGGCAAGTTCCAATTGCTTATATAATTTTAGCTCTAATAATATGGGTAATATATAAAAATTGGAAAGAATTTACTTATTCAAAAAAGGATTTAATACATGTAATTGTATTTTTAGCAATATTTTCAATAAGTTTATTTTATATTTTAACTAAATCTTGGGATGCTTTAATTACAACGATGAATACCTATTATCCTGGAGGAAGAAAATATTTTGGCGGAGTTGACCTATATTATGGTGCTGCAAACCCTACATATCTATTAGATTACATGAGAACACTATTTTATTCATTAACTCCAGACCAGCTCAATATAAAAATAAGTTTAGCATACTTCGTTTCATTTTTCCCATTAGGTGTAATTCTTTATTTAATAGTACAATTTGTACAAAAACAAAAAGATTTATTATTACATTTATTAATGGCAGTATATTTGTTTTTTTTAGCTTATTATTTATTCACTTTCCCAGAAATCGTTGGAAAAGTTACTCTTTTAAGCATGTCAATGAGTACAAGATTATTAGTCATTATTACATTAGTCGATTTATTCCTAGTAATCCGTTCATTGGCTTTATTAAAACCTATTACTTATTTAAAAGGATTATTTTCCAAAAAAAGTTTAATTATAAGTTTTTTATTAGTTGGTATAATCTTAGGCACTGATTTTTACTTTATGGGAACTAAATATTATTCTATTCCAATGTTAATTGTAGCACTTATATTATTTGGAATAGCTTTTTTCTTTATATTGAATAGTGGTGAAAATAAAAAGGCACAGTTTGGATTTTTATGCTGTGTAATAGTTATTTCATTAGCCTGCGGAGGTTTTGCAAACCCTGTAGAATCTGGTGTTGATTATTATTATAATCAGCCGGTTATTCAAGAAGTTTCACATATTGTGGAGAGTGATCCTAATGCTATATGGGTTGTTGAAGGTCATGAAATGTTTATTAATGAAATTATTGGTGTTGGGGCGCATACATTAAATTCTGTTAATATTTATCCAAATTTCGATTTATTCTCGAAATTAGACCCAACAAATCAAAGTTATAATACTTATAATAGATATGCTCATTTAAAAATAGTTTTCCAGAATTCATTCCCAACAGTTATTGAAATACCTTCTTCAACTACTTTGGAAAAATCGGACCATGTTGTTGTAAGCTTAAATACTCAGGATATGAAAAAATTGAATATAACATATATTCTATCAAAAGAGGATTTAAGTTCATTATCTAATGATAATGTAACATTTTCACAAATATTTGAAGATAATGGAGTTAAAATATATAAAATTAATCAATGTCGTCAAGTTGGTGAATTTTGATTCATGATTTTTTCTCCTTTATTTTAAGTTATTTCGTTTTTATTTATGTTGGTTGGTATTGGATGTTGTAACATCTGCGAACTTTTTTCTTTCTGGGTGTTGTTTTGTTTTTCTTTACTCTATTTGGATATCGCATGCAGGATTTGTGGAAATTTTTCATCAGTTTTTCTTGTATTTTTCGCGATTTTGAAAGTAGGATTAAAAGTAGTTTATCTTTTAAGTTTCTTATTAAATTGGCTTGATCTACTTGATATTTTCTATAATCGCCGATTTGTTCTTTTTTATTTTTTATGAGTTTGTTGAATTTGATTTTGAGGTAGTGGAATATGTTGAATTTTAGAAATTTACTGTATATGTCTTGTTCGATGCATATTCGTCTTTTTCCACTGTAATTTTCAATATATATTCTGTTTTTCATTGTATTATAATTTGTTTCTATTCCCCATCGTAATTTATAAATTTCTCCTATTTCCTTGGTGCCTAGTACTTTTTTTGGAATATTTGTTAATAATGAGTATTTTTCACCATTTTTATTTGTTATTGTGATTATTCGCAGGTTTATTGTCCATTTTTTAGAATAAATGTTTTTTAATTCGGGGTCATGGAATTTTTTAAGGCAGTCTTTTGTGATTTTTAAACTAATGGGTGAATCTTCTTGTTTTATATTCATTCTTTCTTCTATATAACTATCTTTTCTTAATCTTACTATGAAATATGAGTTCATTTCTATTATTTTTGCGTATAATTCCATTGCTGGATATCCTCTGTCCAATGTCCAAATTGTTTTCTCAGGAACAATCATATTTTTTACATCTTTGAGATGTTGGTGCATTAATGGTAATTCTCCTGCTTTATAATCTGCTACTGTTCCATCTAAAATAAATCCGTTTAGTACGTCTTGTATGGATGAGAATTTACACATTGCTGGTTTTCTATATTTTGGAGTATTTTTAATATTGAATTCTGCTCGTGTTTCGGGAAAATCTGGGATTTCAAAGTCTGATCCATCACCTGCACATAATCTAAACCCTTTAAAAGTCTTAAAAGTCTGATTATCATATTTATAATCTATTAATTCTAAATATCTTTTGCTAATATCTTGAAACATGATGGGTTTAATGTAAGATCTTTGAGAACTTATAAATTGTTTGCTTGGTATGTCCAATTCCGGCTTATAATTGGGGATATAATTTTCTATATCTGATTGTAACGTTTTATCTTCTTTAAAAGACAAAAATGTAGCCCAATCAGCTAAAGATAAGCTACTTTGTTCGGTAAAATGATTTCCAATGACATATTTTTCTGATTTCTGCGTTACATCATTGATGGCATCCAAAACATGATCAAAATCAATCATACAAAAAACACCATCCCTTTAAATAAACTTATGGAATTAACAGACAAATAATACTTATTTTTCAAATTAAAGCATTTTAAGCTAAAATCATAGTTCAGGATTGAAACCGAAAAATTAATCAAACATAAAAACATACATTTAATTGGGGCGTTTTTTTGGATCATAAATAATAATATGCCCCTCTTTTTATATAAACTTATTTTAAGCACTCATTTGAATAATAGATACTAAAATACTTTTAAAATTTACATAACTTTGATGAATATCAAAGTAATTAAAAATAGATAAATATTAAAGTGAATTAATTAAATCAAAGGATACACCATTTAAATTCCATAACTTGACTATAACATTAAATATAATAACAGACAAAGTATCGTTTAATCAAAGAAAAACAAGATATAATAAATTAATTTGCAAAATAAAAAATTATAAACATAAATTAACACCAATAAAGTAATAATAATCTAATAATTTAAAAACAAAGAGTTAAAATAAAAAAATTAACTTGACGACATTGTTATTTTTAATGAAATTCCAATGTAGCATCATGTCAGTTGCTTTTGATGTTTGAGTGTGTTTTTAATTATTTTTCAATATAGTTTCGGACAAAAAATATTTATATTAAATGTGACTAAAATACTAATATGAGTAGGAATGCTTATATTAACAAAGAAATCCCACTTTCTAAAATTCATGAAGTTAAAGCGGATTTAAAGCGTTATGTCGAATTTTATGAAAAAATCACATTTATTGAAGACATATATGCTGGCGAAACAGTAAAATATGCTATAAAAAAACGTGGGAAAACAATTACAACTGGCCATGCATGGTTAAAAGCTTGGAATGAAGAAGGATTTGATGGATTACTTCGAAAAGAAGGATCTGGACGAAAAACAAAATTATCAGAAAAACAATTTGAAAAACTAAAAGAAAACATAATAAATAAACAATTAACAAGTGTTCGAGAAGTAAAACATGAAATAATCGAAAAATTCGGTGTTGTTTACAGTGATAGACAAATTAGAAGAATAATGAAGAGATTAGGCTTCGGATATGGAAAACCATATATTATTCCTACTGAAGCGCCAGAAAATGCTTCAGAACAACTAAAAAAAACACCAAAGAAATAGATTTGGAAAAAGAGATTTTAGTGTTCGCTGATCAGACAGCAGTGCAAAATAAAGATAATACAAGTCGATTATACTATTTATTGGGAACAAAAAATAGGCAGACAAAAATAACTACAAGAATAAAATTAAACGCAAATGGATATCAAGCAACAAATGGCAATTCATTAATCCTATTTCAACCAAATACTCGTACATTTGAGGAAATAAAATCATTAATCCAGCTTAGAATTGTCAATTGTGAAAATGAAGATTTAATATCTGAACTTAAAAATATTTTGACCGATGCGAAATTAGACGAAACTAAAATATATAATCAATTAAAAGCTGAAAACACAATAGACATATTAAAAAATGAATTTAATGAATTTATAGCAAATAATAATAGTTCTGAAAAACAATTCCTTGTAAAAATAAAGAATAAAGCAAACAAATTAAATCCTGAAAAACACACAAACATAGAAAATATTCAAAAAGAAATACTCATCAAATCACTAAATAAAGAGTATCTAATCAACAATCTACAAAAAGAAAGAAAAATTGTAGTGATATTAGATAATTACTCAGTTCACAAAGCCAATTTAGTAATTCAAGCATCTGAAATATTAAATATAAAATTAATTCATTTACCCGTGCATTCTCCTCACTTAAATCCAATAGAACAAGTCTGGAAATCCATAAAAAAACATATGGCAAACTATTTATTTGACACGATAGAATTCATGGAAAAATTATTCGAAACAGAATTTTATAGGATTGTAAATAATGATTCATATTATAAAAATTGGATTAAAAAATTCATAGACTTTAACTAAAAAATTTTTTGTCCAAAACTATAATAATTTTTTTATTCTCCTCTTTTTTGTGTTGGTGGGAATTTATTTGATGGATCTTTGATAGTTCTATTAGGATTTCGGTTATTTTCTCTATTTTTTTCTACTAAGTTCGATTGTGCAGTATTTAATATTCGTTTTATAGCATCTTTTTTTTCTTGGGGATTATCTGATAGTAAATCTGGCATGTCTAGTTTTATTAGTCCAAATAATACATTGAGATTAACTTTGTATTCGTGTTTTAGTTTTTTATTTTTGTGTTTTTCTTGTACTTTTTGGTCTGCATCGAGTTTCATTGCCATTAAGTAATTAAACATTAATTTAATGGCAGGTCAATATATTATAACTTCAAGTTATAATGGTGCAAACATTGCAAACACTGTATCAATATCTGCTTAGTGTGAATGATTTACTTCATTCACTTTTTATTTTTTTAGTTTGGATCAAGTCCAAAACATTCATTTTAATTGATTTTTTCATTGATTAAATTAATAGTATACTATTAACTATCATAATTATTGACTTTATAATTAATTTAACAGATTATGTCAACTAAAACCAATTTGCAGTCATGGCTAATCTACATCAATCGATACAATTATCTATTTTTCAATAAACTACATTTAAAATATAAATATCTTGCTTTACATATTCCAATTAAGGAAATTGGTATCATGTCATTTATAGCAAAAATAGCTGAAAAGATTTTAATGTCTACAAAACCGGGTTATATGGATTTGCAGGATAAGGCCAATGAATTTTTAAAAACCAAAGAGGACAAACC containing:
- a CDS encoding helix-turn-helix domain-containing protein gives rise to the protein MSRNAYINKEIPLSKIHEVKADLKCYVEFYEKITFIEDIYAGETVKYAIKKRGKTITTGHAWLKAWNEEGFDGLLRKEGSGRKTKLSEKQFEKLKENIINKQLTSVREVKHEIIEKFGVVYSDRQIRRIMKRLGFGYGKPYIIPTEAPENASEQLKKTPKK
- a CDS encoding transposase, with the protein product MEKEILVFADQTAVQNKDNTSRLYYLLGTKNRQTKITTRIKLNANGYQATNGNSLILFQPNTRTFEEIKSLIQLRIVNCENEDLISELKNILTDAKLDETKIYNQLKAENTIDILKNEFNEFIANNNSSEKQFLVKIKNKANKLNPEKHTNIENIQKEILIKSLNKEYLINNLQKERKIVVILDNYSVHKANLVIQASEILNIKLIHLPVHSPHLNPIEQVWKSIKKHMANYLFDTIEFMEKLFETEFYRIVNNDSYYKNWIKKFIDFN
- a CDS encoding IS4 family transposase — translated: MIDFDHVLDAINDVTQKSEKYVIGNHFTEQSSLSLADWATFLSFKEDKTLQSDIENYIPNYKPELDIPSKQFISSQRSYIKPIMFQDISKRYLELIDYKYDNQTFKTFKGFRLCAGDGSDFEIPDFPETRAEFNIKNTPKYRKPAMCKFSSIQDVLNGFILDGTVADYKAGELPLMHQHLKDVKNMIVPEKTIWTLDRGYPAMELYAKIIEMNSYFIVRLRKDSYIEERMNIKQEDSPISLKITKDCLKKFHDPELKNIYSKKWTINLRIITITNKNGEKYSLLTNIPKKVLGTKEIGEIYKLRWGIETNYNTMKNRIYIENYSGKRRICIEQDIYSKFLKFNIFHYLKIKFNKLIKNKKEQIGDYRKYQVDQANLIRNLKDKLLLILLSKSRKIQEKLMKNFHKSCMRYPNRVKKNKTTPRKKKVRRCYNIQYQPT
- a CDS encoding helix-turn-helix domain-containing protein, encoding MSRNAYINKEIPLSKIHEVKADLKRYVEFYEKITFIEDIYAGETVKYAIKKRGKTITTGHAWLKAWNEEGFDGLLRKEGSGRKTKLSEKQFEKLKENIINKQLTSVREVKHEIIEKFGVVYSDRQIRRIMKRLGFGYGKPYIIPTEAPENASEQLKKTPKK